TCGACAGCGGCATCGTTCACAACAACGTCTCACGCCTGTCCAACCAGCGCAGCATCTACCATTACGCCACCGACGCCGGCCTGAAAACCGCCGCCGCGGCCTATCACTGGGTCAGCGAGTTGTATAACCGTTCGCCGTTCGTGGCTGCCCGGGACCGTCACACCGACGACCCGAAACTGCCGATCCAGCACGGTCACTTCTACTGGAACGACCACTACCCGGATTCGCACCTGTTCGCCGACGCGGAAAACCTGCGCCTGCGCCACGCGCCGAACTTTCTGTTGGTCCACCCCATGAACATCGACGACGCTGGGCACAAGCACGGCCTCGACACCCCGCAATACCGCAACAGCGCCCGCTCGGCGGACGTCATCCTCGCCGACTACCTGCAAGGCTGGCTCGACGCCGGATACCAAGTGCTGGTGACTGCCGACCACGGCATGAACAATGACCGCTCGCACAACGGCCTGCTGCCTGAAGAACGCGAAGTGCCGCTGTTCGTCCTCGGCGACGCCTTCAGCTTCAACCAAGGCGCTGCACCGAAACAAACCGAACTGTGCGGCACCGTCTGCGAACTGCTGGGCGTGCCCCACGACAAACCTGTGTGCCGGGAGCTGCTCAAGTGAATGCCATGACCCGCGGTAAATGGCTGGCCGCTCTGTGCCTGGTGCCCTTCGCGATTTTCTTCTTCGTGTTCGAGATCGCCCCGCTGCTCTGGGTGATGATCAACAGCCTGCAATCGGAAGAGTTCGGTTGGGGCCTGGCCAACTTCAGCAAAATATTCAATTCGAAGTTCTATTTGCAGGCGATCCAATACAGCCTTGAGATCAGTTTCTGGTCCAGCGTATTCGGCATCGTCATTGCCGTACTCGGCGCCTACTCCCTGCGCCGGGTCGACTCGAAACTGCGCAACTTCGTGAATGCCTTCGCTAACATGACCAGCAACTTCGCCGGTGTGCCCCTGGCCTTCGCGTTCATCATCTTGCTGGGCTTCAACGGCACCTTCACCATCATGCTGAAACAGGCCGGAATCATTCAGGATTTCAACCTGTACTCGAAAACCGGGCTGATCATTCTCTACACCTACTTCCAGATTCCCCTGGGCGTGCTGTTGCTCTACCCGGCCTTCGATGCCCTGCGCGAAGACTGGCGTGAGTCCGCCGCCTTGCTCGGGGCCAGCGGTTGGCAATTCTGGCGACACATCGGTCTGCCGGTGCTGACCCCGGCACTGCTGGGCACATTCGTGATTCTGCTGGCCAACGCCCTTGGCGCCTACGCCACGGTCTACGCGCTGACCACCGGCAACTTCAACGTGTTGCCGATCCGTATC
The Pseudomonas sp. GR 6-02 genome window above contains:
- a CDS encoding alkaline phosphatase family protein, giving the protein MKHNVILVVLDGLNYEVARHAMGHLQAYVGAGRAALYKLECALPALSRPLYECILTGVAPIDSGIVHNNVSRLSNQRSIYHYATDAGLKTAAAAYHWVSELYNRSPFVAARDRHTDDPKLPIQHGHFYWNDHYPDSHLFADAENLRLRHAPNFLLVHPMNIDDAGHKHGLDTPQYRNSARSADVILADYLQGWLDAGYQVLVTADHGMNNDRSHNGLLPEEREVPLFVLGDAFSFNQGAAPKQTELCGTVCELLGVPHDKPVCRELLK
- a CDS encoding ABC transporter permease, with translation MTRGKWLAALCLVPFAIFFFVFEIAPLLWVMINSLQSEEFGWGLANFSKIFNSKFYLQAIQYSLEISFWSSVFGIVIAVLGAYSLRRVDSKLRNFVNAFANMTSNFAGVPLAFAFIILLGFNGTFTIMLKQAGIIQDFNLYSKTGLIILYTYFQIPLGVLLLYPAFDALREDWRESAALLGASGWQFWRHIGLPVLTPALLGTFVILLANALGAYATVYALTTGNFNVLPIRIAAMVSGDISLDPNLASALAVVLVALMTLVTIVHQLLLKRSYHVSR